One part of the Rattus rattus isolate New Zealand chromosome 14, Rrattus_CSIRO_v1, whole genome shotgun sequence genome encodes these proteins:
- the LOC116883567 gene encoding histone H2A type 1-B, whose product MSGRGKQGGKARAKAKTRSSRAGLQFPVGRVHRLLRKGNYSERVGAGAPVYLAAVLEYLTAEILELAGNAARDNKKTRIIPRHLQLAIRNDEELNKLLGRVTIAQGGVLPNIQAVLLPKKTESHHKAKGK is encoded by the coding sequence ATGTCTGGACGCGGCAAGCAGGGCGGCAAGGCTCGCGCTAAGGCCAAGACCCGCTCCTCCCGGGCTGGCCTGCAGTTCCCCGTTGGCCGCGTGCACCGTCTACTGCGCAAGGGTAACTACTCCGAGCGCGTGGGCGCCGGCGCCCCGGTGTATCTGGCGGCCGTGCTGGAGTACCTGACGGCCGAGATCCTGGAGCTGGCGGGCAACGCGGCGAGGGACAACAAGAAGACGCGCATCATTCCGCGCCACCTGCAGCTGGCCATCCGCAACGATGAGGAGCTCAACAAGCTGCTGGGCCGCGTGACCATCGCACAGGGCGGCGTTCTGCCCAACATCCAGGCCgtgctgctgcccaagaagaccGAGAGCCACCACAAGGCCAAGGGGAAGTAA
- the LOC116883583 gene encoding histone H4, whose protein sequence is MSGRGKGGKGLGKGGAKRHRKVLRDNIQGITKPAIRRLARRGGVKRISGLIYEETRGVLKVFLENVIRDAVTYTEHAKRKTVTAMDVVYALKRQGRTLYGFGG, encoded by the coding sequence ATGTCTGGACGTGGTAAAGGTGGTAAAGGCCTTGGGAAAGGTGGCGCTAAACGTCACCGCAAAGTTCTGCGCGACAACATCCAGGGCATCACTAAGCCCGCCATCCGCCGCCTGGCTCGGCGCGGAGGAGTGAAGCGCATCTCCGGCCTCATCTACGAGGAGACCCGCGGTGTGCTGAAGGTGTTCCTGGAGAACGTGATCCGCGACGCCGTCACCTACACGGAGCACGCCAAGCGCAAGACCGTCACCGCCATGGACGTGGTCTACGCGCTCAAGCGTCAGGGCCGCACACTCTACGGCTTCGGTGGTTAA
- the Hfe gene encoding hereditary hemochromatosis protein, with protein sequence MDLSAGLPVRLLLLLLWSVAPQALRPGSHSLRYLFMGASKPDLGLPFFEALGYVDDQLFVSYNHESRRAEPRAPWILGQTSSQLWLQLSQSLKGWDYMFIVDFWTIMGNYNHSKVTKLRVVPESHILQVILGCEVHEDNSTSGFWKYGYDGQDHLEFCPKTLNWSAAEPRAWATKMEWEEHRIRARQSRDYLERDCPEQLKQFLELQRGILGQQVPTLVKVTRHWASTGTSLRCQALNFFPQNITMRWLKDSQPLDAKDVNPENVLPNGDGTYQGWLTLAVAPGEETRFSCQVEHPGLVQPLTATWEPSRSQDMIIGIISGITICAIFFVGILILVLRKRKASGGTMGDYVLTECE encoded by the exons ATGGACCTATCAGCTGGGCTCCCTGTgcggctgctgttgctgctgctgtggtccGTGGCCCCGCAGGCGCTGCGGCCGG GTTCACATTCTCTACGATATCTCTTCATGGGTGCCTCAAAGCCAGATCTCGGGCTGCCTTTCTTTGAGGCTCTGGGTTATGTGGATGACCAGCTCTTTGTATCCTACAATCACGAGAGTCGCCGTGCTGAGCCCAGGGCCCCATGGATCTTGGGGCAGACATCAAGCCAGCTGTGGCTGCAGCTGAGTCAGAGCCTGAAAGGGTGGGATTACATGTTCATAGTGGACTTCTGGACCATCATGGGCAACTATAACCACAGTAAGG TCACGAAGTTGAGAGTGGTGCCTGAGTCTCACATCCTGCAGGTGATCCTAGGATGTGAGGTGCATGAAGACAACAGTACCAGTGGCTTCTGGAAATATGGCTACGATGGGCAAGATCACCTTGAATTCTGCCCCAAGACACTGAACTGGAGTGCAGCCGAGCCAAGGGCCTGGGCCACCAAGATGGAGTGGGAAGAGCACAGGATCCGTGCCAGGCAGAGCAGGGACTACCTGGAGAGGGACTGCCCCGAGCAGCTGAAGCAGTTCCTGGAGCTCCAGAGAGGGATTCTGGGACAGCAAG tGCCTACTTTGGTGAAAGTGACTCGCCACTGGGCCTCTACAGGGACCTCTCTAAGGTGTCAGGCTCTGAACTTCTTCCCCCAGAACATCACTATGAGGTGGTTGAAGGACAGCCAGCCCCTAGATGCCAAGGATGTCAACCCTGAGAACGTGCTGCCAAATGGGGATGGGACCTATCAGGGCTGGCTAACCTTGGCTGTGGCCCCTGGAGAAGAGACAAGATTCAGCTGTCAAGTGGAGCACCCAGGCCTGGTTCAGCCTCTCACTGCCACTTGGG AGCCCTCACGGTCTCAGGACATGATTATTGGAATCATAAGTGGGATCACCATTTGTGCCATCTTCTTTGTTGGAATTCTGATCCTAGTCTTAAGGAAAAGGAAGGCTTCAG GAGGAACCATGGGTGACTATGTCTTAACAGAGTGTGAGTGA
- the H1-6 gene encoding histone H1t, translating into MSETAPAASSTLVPAPVEKPATKRRGKKPGMATARKPRGFSVSKLIPEALSMSQERAGMSLAALKKALAAAGYDVEKNNSRIKLALKRLVNKGVLVQTKGTGASGSFKLSKKAASGNDKGKGKKSASAKAKKLGLSRASRSPKSSKTKVVKKPKATPTKGSGSRRKTKGAKGLQQRKSPAKARATNSNSGKSKMVMQKTDLRKAAGRK; encoded by the coding sequence ATGTCGGAAACGGCTCCTGCAGCCTCAAGTACTCTTGTTCCAGCTCCTGTAGAGAAACCTGCAACTAAAAGGCGAGGGAAGAAGCCTGGCATGGCCACTGCTCGCAAACCTCGGGGTTTCTCTGTTTCCAAGTTGATTCCTGAGGCCCTTTCCATGTCTCAGGAACGGGCAGGAATGTCCCTTGCTGCCCTGAAGAAAGCCCTGGCAGCGGCTGGCTATGACGTGGAGAAGAACAACAGTCGTATCAAGCTGGCCCTCAAGAGACTTGTGAATAAGGGAGTCCTGGTGCAGACCAAGGGCACCGGAGCCTCAGGCTCCTTCAAGCTTAGCAAGAAGGCAGCTTCAGGGAACGACAAGGGCAAGGGCAAGAAATCTGCTTCTGCCAAGGCTAAGAAACTGGGCTTGTCCAGGGCCTCGAGATCCCCCAAGAGTAGTAAGACCAAGGTTGTCAAGAAGCCAAAAGCTACGCCCACAaagggttctgggagcagaaggaagaccaaaggggCCAAGGGCTTGCAACAGCGCAAAAGCCCCGCCAAAGCGAGGGCAACCAACTCCAACTCTGGGAAGTCAAAGATGGTCATGCAGAAGACCGACCTaaggaaggcagcaggaagaaagtga
- the LOC116883568 gene encoding histone H2B type 1-C/E/F/G/I has protein sequence MPEPAKSAPAPKKGSKKAVTKAQKKDGKKRKRSRKESYSVYVYKVLKQVHPDTGISSKAMGIMNSFVNDIFERIAGEASRLAHYNKRSTITSREIQTAVRLLLPGELAKHAVSEGTKAVTKYTSSK, from the coding sequence ATGCCTGAGCCTGCGAAATCTGCTCCCGCCCCGAAGAAGGGGTCCAAGAAGGCAGTCACCAAGGCGCAGAAGAAGGATGGCAAGAAGCGCAAGCGCAGCCGCAAGGAGAGCTACTCGGTGTACGTGTACAAGGTGCTGAAGCAAGTGCACCCGGATACCGGCATCTCTTCCAAGGCCATGGGCATCATGAACTCATTCGTGAACGACATCTTCGAGCGCATCGCGGGCGAGGCGTCGCGCTTGGCGCATTACAACAAGCGCTCGACCATCACGTCCCGGGAGATCCAGACGGCGGTGCGCCTGCTGCTGCCCGGTGAATTGGCCAAGCACGCTGTGTCCGAGGGCACCAAGGCGGTCACCAAGTACACCAGCTCCAAGTAA